Within the Massilia sp. H6 genome, the region GCGCCATCCTGTTGGAGCCCGGTGCGGTCCCGGATCAAATCGAAGATTGCGGTGATTGAGTTGAGGACGGCCTCCCGGTAGTGGCCGCTGCGATAAAGCGGAAGTCCGACCTGAAGAACTATCGGATGCAACAGCTCTTCGAATCCGACTGAAGCCTGCCGGCCAGTGCTTTCTATGGCGTGCTTCTCGGCCAGTTTCTCCACCTCTGCGAGGTCGCGAGACACAATGTCGCGATAGTCCTGGAGCTCACCAAACCCGATGTGGCGCGTAAGGCTATTAAACTCGCGGTAATTGAAGCCCTGCTGCTCCCAAAGATACTGCAGGCGAGTTAAGTCGTCGCGCAGATAGCGCTGTACGTTTGCAGCCGTTTTAGCATCCCCAGTTTCGAGGTGGCTCGAGGCATCAATTGCTTTTGTGCGCATTTCGCGCACCAGCTTGGTTACTTCGATAAACCATTCAAGCATGTTTCCCTCTTTTCTTTTTTATCGTAACGTTTCAGACAGCGCCGCTCTCTATTTTACCGACATGCCAGCCGAGCACCGCGACCGGTAGGTGACGAAGTCGGGGCCGGCGTATGGTCTCCGCTAACGCTACTTTCGCGCGCGAAAGTGAGGAAGGATTCGAAACGTGGCCATGGGACAAGAATTTCGCGCTGCTCGCTAACGCGGTTGCTTTCTGAGAAGAACTCGTCGTACTGCGTAGCGAAAGTGCGTTCCTATGCGGCTTTCACTGCCGTGCACGAAAAGCCTGCATTCCTTGGCTTGAGGCGAATGCCACCCCTGGATCCGGGCCATTCGTCACGCTAGCTCTGGCGACAAGATGCATAATAATTAGGCGGCCGTTCTGTTTAGCGGATTGTCATGCAGTTCGTATGCCAGGGACGACGGAAACGATGAAGGAGAGGTTTTGTGGGTACGCCAACAGTACGAAATATCGGGCTTGCTGAGGTGGCCAAGACATTTGATGTCTCGCCAGCCACCTTGGAGCGTCAGCTCGCGCTGCTCGGTTGGGGAATAGTTGTGAACGAGGCCGAACGATTAGCTGCTAGCGATGCATTCGGCAGAGGTACGGCACAGCCGAAGGTGGGAACGGCTGCCGGTAACATAGGACAAGACTTGCCGCTAACGGAATGGAAGCATATGGAGGCTGCGTTTCGGGCGCTTGTCCCGCAGCTCGGCGCACTTCCGCCTGAGAAGTCTCGGCCGCCAAAAGATAGGCGTGCAGGGGCAATCTACGTGTTGCACGACGGGGTCACGGGCCTCAGCAAAATCGGATGTACAAGCGGTACGGGCCGACGCCAGCGGTCGCAAATGGCATCCCACGGGACTGTCTTGGTGAATTTATTGAACGCCACGGTTGCAGATATGCGCGCAGCTGAGGCGCAGTGCCATGAACATTTCAAGGCCCATCGTCGCAACGGAGAATGGTTCGACGCGCCCTTCACGGACATCCTTAACTACATTGCGGTTGAGATCGAATGGCAGGAAATCGATAGGGAGAATGATGCGCGATTGGTACAGTATTTCGCAGCTTGCCGCCTTGGCGACATGAAGGCGGCCAAGGCAGCGCTCACGGAGCCGAATCATCCCTTTGCGCCTCCAGGCGCTCCCATTGTCGTTCGGAGCGGCGCGTGAACACTCAGCGCGCATTGACGGCGGGACCGTACACCGGCAGCCATGCCTGCGGCGAGGCTACGTTGCAATAGCGTCATCACTCATTGTCCCTAGCTGATGTCACCAGCCCCCGAGACATGGGCTTCCAGCGACACTGCGTTCGGCCGCGCCGCCGCGTCGGACTGGGACAACGACCCAAAATACTCGCCTGCCGCTGCCGCGATCCGCTTTTCGCGAGCACGGACATAGATCCGGGTCGTAGTCACACTGGCGTGCCCCAGGATCTCTTGGGCCAGCTCGAGCGGCATCTTGCTTTCCACTGCCAGCGTGGCGAACGTGTGCCGGAAAGCGTGTGGCGACGTCTTCGCGAGGCGCAGCAGCTGCTCGGTGGTGAACGGCGGGCTTTCACCATGTCGAACGGCGTCGGCGAACGCGCGCACGCGGCGCAGCGCGGCGTCGACCAGGTTATATAACGACGCCGGGTGGTAGCCGTTCTCGTTCGGCTCCTCGTGCCGGCTTGTAGCTGTCTCTGTGCCTGGTACCACGACCGGTCCCAGCAGCGGTTGTTCGCCACCGGCGTCATCGAAGTTGAGCCCGCGATCGCGCCAGTGTGCGCGCAGGGCGTCGATGGTGCGCAGGCTGACCGGCACGAGCCGCTCCTTGTGCCCCTTGCCAACCACGGTGAGCAGCCACACGTCCGGTGTGTTCCGGCTCGGCTCCAGCCTGTCGCGGCGTGCCGCCGCCGCCTCGCTGCGGCGCACTCCTGAATCGCCCATGAGCAGCAGCGCCGCCAGGGCCACGCGGTCCTGGCGATTGCCCTCCACCTGTCCGCGTTGCTGCAGGATGCCAACGACGTTCGCCCACGCATCTTCCTCGAGCGCGCGTTCGATCTTGATGGGGTCCGCCCGCTTGGCCACCTTGGGATCCTTGACTGCGACCCAGGGGTTGCCGCCGAGGTAGCGCACCTTGACCAGCCAGTCGAATGTCGCCCGCAGGACAACGACGGCGAGGCGCTGCGAAGCAGGCGACAACGGCCGCTCGGCGAACGGTCGCCAGCGTCGGGTATGGCGTGGTGCGCGCGGCCCACGGAAGGCTGGCCAGGGCGCGGCAAGGAATGTTTTATAGGCCAGGCAGTCGTCGACCAGCAGCGAGGACAACGGCTTGCGCGCCACCAGCGCGCACCATAGGACCAGGCGTTCCAGTTCCTTGCGGTAGGAGCGCTGGGTCTCTTCCTGATCGTCGTAGCGCGCCAGGAAGATGTTGATCGCCTCAAGATCGTGGCGCGCGCCGATGAAGCAGAACGCCGGCGCGCGGTTCGCGCCGTCCGCGCCGGACAGGTATGCCGGCAATCGGAAGGTCCCGAGCGGAGCAATCGCGTCCGGCGATGTCGGATCGAGCGCCGGCAGCTGGTCCACGTCGACGAGGGCGCCCGCTGCCCAAACGGCGTCGTCGATGTCGCCGAGCTCACGCGGCCAGTGCCGCAGCCATCGCAGGATCTTGTCCGCTCGTCCGCGACCGATACGCGGGATAGGCCGCCACCAGCCTGGCCCGCGGCGCTTGATCAGGTCGACCAACTGCCCGAGCGTGACGACGCCTTCCTCACGCAGCGGCTGCACGGTCTTCGGTCGCATCCATTGGCTGATGCGCTGATCCCGGTGCGGTACCAGCTTGGGCGGGTCGGCCGCGCGCACCAGGATGTCGAGGGCGCGGCTGGTGATGGCGCCCCCCTGTCGCGCACCTTTTAAGATGTCGGCGAAGGCTGGGTTGTGCTCGATCGCGCGTTCGATCATGTCGTTGCGCATGCGGATCAGGAAGCGTTCCAGGCCCTGCTCGACCTGCGGGCTGTCCTCCGAATAGTAGAGGTCCGCGATGCGCTCGATCGGGATCTTGCAGCAATACGCGCGCAGGGCCGTGTAATCGCTGCGGTCGTACGCCAGATCGGGCAAGGCAATTTCGGTATGCTGGCTCATCGCGGCTCCCTGGCGCGCTGGTCCGCCATGGTGGTGCCGGCCATCGCCCATCGCACGCGGAATTGCTCGACGATGACGCGCAGGATGAGCCACCAGGTATAGCGGGCGTAGGGGCCCTGGCACAGTTCGCTGTTGGCCAGGCCATGCGCCACCACGTTGCGCAGGTTCGGCCCTGGCTCCACGCACATCATTGCACGGACGGCGAACGCCAGGTCCTCGCCGAACACGGTCACCATCTCGGGCCGCTCGGTCAAACGCGACAGCCCGATTTCCATGTCCAGACCGTCCTTCGGTTCGTGCGTCGTCGTCAGCGCGCCTGCCACCTTGAGCACTTCACGCACGATATGTTCGAATTGTGGCATCAATACGTGCAGCGCGTGCTCGAGGTCGCCCATATAGCCGGCGTACAGGGCCTTGCCAACCATGGCCGCGCGATCCTGCAACACCATGCCGCTTTGCTCCACGATCGACCGGAAATCGTTCGACGTGATTACGTGGTCGAAATGCAGCTGGTCGAGGGCCGGCGCGATCATCCCGGCCGCCATCTTTCCCGCGTAGTCGGCGAAGTCCAGCATCGCACGGGCCTCAATTTGCTCCGATGTCGGGGCGTTGCCGGCGCCGCTGCCGGCGTGACGGGCGACCACGCGGCCGTCCTCAGCGAGGGTTGCGCCCCCCATCATCCGCATCAGCACGGCGTCGTTCAGGAAGGCCTCTGCGCCCCGCATGTAGTCCGCCTTCGCCGGCAGCCGCTGCAGCGAGCAGAGCGCGAATAGCGCGACCAGCGGATCGGGCTGGCGCACCCGCTCGACGGCCGCCTCGGCAGCATCGGTGAGATCGATTTCAGGGCCGCGGAAGATGAACATTTCGCCGATCGCGTCACCTCCGGCCTGGTTGTACTTGTGGCGCACGCCCTGCAGGGCGGCGTCGACGCCGAGCGCGCTACGGAATCTCGCCGACACGGCACGGTACGCGCGGATCGCGTCGTTATAGAAAACGTGGCGGGTTACCGCATCCGCCGCCGCGTCGGCATGCGCTTCCCAGGTCCTGGCCAGCAACGCCTGCATCTCGGCGGCGCGATCGAACTGGCGCGCGCGCTCGAACCAGGTCTTCGCCGCCTCCAGGTGCGCGGCGGCCGCGTGCGCGTCGTGCGCGGCCGCGGCTGCGCGACCCCGGCGCTCGAGCAGCGCGGTGACGCGCTCGGCGTGCTGCAGCCCGAGCCGTTCCTCGGTCAGTGGCCGCAGGAAGTGAAGCGCGTTGTACCCGGGGTCGTTTTCCGCGCGCTCGGCCCGGTCGACCAGGACGTCTTCGATCTCGGCCAGGCGAATGCCGGCAGTGCCCTTCAGCTCCTTCGCCAACTGCAGCGCGCGGTGCCAGTGGGCGTGGCCGCCCTCGTACCAGGTCGCCGGATCCGGCGGTACCGACCGGTAATCGTCGATGGCCCGCAACGGATAGGCGTGACCATGCCGCTTCGCGCGCAGCCACACCAGGTCGGCCAGCCGTGCGCGCAACGGGACGTGGTCGACCTGGTCCACCAGTTGCGCGAGCAGGTCGAGCTCCTGCCGCTGCAGGTGGTCGGGATCGAAACTGGTGGTGCCGTCGGACCAGGCTGCCATATGGGTCAGCGGCGCTCCGCGATTCGATGGCTGCAGGACGATCGAGCAGATCCTTCCGAGCAGGATCAGCATTGCCGCGAACGTGGTGTCGCCGGCGGTCTGTGCTGCCGCGCCTGCCTCAAAGAGCAGCGGCGTCAGGGCGTGCAGCGGCGCGTCGGCGTGCCCGGCGATGATGCCGGCGGCGCCGGACCGGTGGAAGTCGCGCAAGGTCAGCGCGACAGTGGTAAGGGGAGGGGACTGGGTCATGCGTTAAACGAAGCGGGGGTCAAGGAGGGCACCGGCGGCGCCGGCACAGGGGCATCGACGGTCAGGTCAGGCGCTGCACAACAGTGGCCAGCCGTTGCGCGCGCGCCAGGCCTGTTCGCCCAGCTTCAGCAGCAGATCCTGGCCCGATGCCGGCGCCGCCAGGCGGTCGAGCCGGATGAAACCGAAGGTCCAGGTGAAGCTGGCCAGCTCCGGGTAGCGGCCGAGCGCGAGCCCGATGGTGCCGGGATCATTTGGAAACGTATGTTCGCGGGCGCGGTCTTGCAGGCTTTTGGCCAGGCCGGAATAGACCTCGGTCGTGTTCCAGTACGGTTGCATGTCGTCGGTAAAGCGCGCGGCGCGCGCAGCGATGTCGTAGCGCCCGACCTTTTTTTCCTTACCGCCCTTGGTGACATAGGTCCTGGGACACAGCGTCTGGCCTCGCAGGACGTTGACGGGGGCGTCGGTGCGGATGAAGTACCAGCCCGGTACCGCGCCGATGTTCCGGTTGAGGTGCCAGCTGGGGTTGGTCAGGTCGATAGCGACGCAAGAGGCATGGCTGTCGAGAAGGTCGAGGAGCGGCTGCATAAAGCTGGCTTTCTTTGCGAAAAAGCCATCCTAACCGTGTTTCACGCGGAAAACAAGCATAAACGCTTACATGATTACAGCAGTAATCATGTAAGGAAGCGGGCTCATCAGCCGCTTCACTGCCGTCCTGTTCACATCTTCCGTACATTTCAGATTGAATGCGGCGCCCCTGAGACGGCGTCGACAGCACCCCCAACCGGTGCCATGACATATTATGGTGGCCTCCCTGCTATCGGATCTTTCTATGTTGCTTGCAGCCGCCACATTCGAGGAACTACACGATCGCCTACCCTACCTGAACCAGGAGGTGCCACCGCACCCAACGCCGCGTGGCAACACTCCGGAGTTCTACACGATGGTCCGTCTCCTTGCATCCATACCGTTGAGCACGGCCGATTTCCCGCTTCGGCTCACCAAGGACGAGAGTCCGGATTTTGCATTGCAGCTTGGCAGCGTGTCGATCGGCGTCGAGCACACCGAAGCGGTAGCCGAAAACGCGGTACATGAGAGTAAACTGCGTGCGGCTCAGGGTAGGGGCGCATATCTCGTCCAGCCTGCGGTGATTGGCGAGCCCAGAAAATCGCGTAAGCAGCTGCTGAGCGAGATCAGTGCGAACCGGTTTCCGGAGCCAATGGTGGGTGATTCCGTGGAACGCGGCTGGGTCGACGCCATGCTCCATTTCATCAAAAAGAAGGCCGACAGCGCACAAAGGCCTGGCTATGCTGCGCACGACCAGCAATGGCTCGCAATTTACGACAACTGGACGGCGCCGGCCTTGAAGCGCGACTACGCCTTATCGCTCCTGCA harbors:
- a CDS encoding TIGR02391 family protein, whose protein sequence is MLEWFIEVTKLVREMRTKAIDASSHLETGDAKTAANVQRYLRDDLTRLQYLWEQQGFNYREFNSLTRHIGFGELQDYRDIVSRDLAEVEKLAEKHAIESTGRQASVGFEELLHPIVLQVGLPLYRSGHYREAVLNSITAIFDLIRDRTGLQQDGANLVTEAFAMERARLVLSELQTESGRNDQKGFMQIMQGMYLGIRNPKAHSLQHDLDEKKAAEYLVFASLIVRRVAEAELRTP
- a CDS encoding DUF4209 domain-containing protein translates to MTQSPPLTTVALTLRDFHRSGAAGIIAGHADAPLHALTPLLFEAGAAAQTAGDTTFAAMLILLGRICSIVLQPSNRGAPLTHMAAWSDGTTSFDPDHLQRQELDLLAQLVDQVDHVPLRARLADLVWLRAKRHGHAYPLRAIDDYRSVPPDPATWYEGGHAHWHRALQLAKELKGTAGIRLAEIEDVLVDRAERAENDPGYNALHFLRPLTEERLGLQHAERVTALLERRGRAAAAAHDAHAAAAHLEAAKTWFERARQFDRAAEMQALLARTWEAHADAAADAVTRHVFYNDAIRAYRAVSARFRSALGVDAALQGVRHKYNQAGGDAIGEMFIFRGPEIDLTDAAEAAVERVRQPDPLVALFALCSLQRLPAKADYMRGAEAFLNDAVLMRMMGGATLAEDGRVVARHAGSGAGNAPTSEQIEARAMLDFADYAGKMAAGMIAPALDQLHFDHVITSNDFRSIVEQSGMVLQDRAAMVGKALYAGYMGDLEHALHVLMPQFEHIVREVLKVAGALTTTHEPKDGLDMEIGLSRLTERPEMVTVFGEDLAFAVRAMMCVEPGPNLRNVVAHGLANSELCQGPYARYTWWLILRVIVEQFRVRWAMAGTTMADQRAREPR
- a CDS encoding phage integrase family protein — translated: MSQHTEIALPDLAYDRSDYTALRAYCCKIPIERIADLYYSEDSPQVEQGLERFLIRMRNDMIERAIEHNPAFADILKGARQGGAITSRALDILVRAADPPKLVPHRDQRISQWMRPKTVQPLREEGVVTLGQLVDLIKRRGPGWWRPIPRIGRGRADKILRWLRHWPRELGDIDDAVWAAGALVDVDQLPALDPTSPDAIAPLGTFRLPAYLSGADGANRAPAFCFIGARHDLEAINIFLARYDDQEETQRSYRKELERLVLWCALVARKPLSSLLVDDCLAYKTFLAAPWPAFRGPRAPRHTRRWRPFAERPLSPASQRLAVVVLRATFDWLVKVRYLGGNPWVAVKDPKVAKRADPIKIERALEEDAWANVVGILQQRGQVEGNRQDRVALAALLLMGDSGVRRSEAAAARRDRLEPSRNTPDVWLLTVVGKGHKERLVPVSLRTIDALRAHWRDRGLNFDDAGGEQPLLGPVVVPGTETATSRHEEPNENGYHPASLYNLVDAALRRVRAFADAVRHGESPPFTTEQLLRLAKTSPHAFRHTFATLAVESKMPLELAQEILGHASVTTTRIYVRAREKRIAAAAGEYFGSLSQSDAAARPNAVSLEAHVSGAGDIS
- a CDS encoding GIY-YIG nuclease family protein translates to MGTPTVRNIGLAEVAKTFDVSPATLERQLALLGWGIVVNEAERLAASDAFGRGTAQPKVGTAAGNIGQDLPLTEWKHMEAAFRALVPQLGALPPEKSRPPKDRRAGAIYVLHDGVTGLSKIGCTSGTGRRQRSQMASHGTVLVNLLNATVADMRAAEAQCHEHFKAHRRNGEWFDAPFTDILNYIAVEIEWQEIDRENDARLVQYFAACRLGDMKAAKAALTEPNHPFAPPGAPIVVRSGA